The stretch of DNA GGATCTTTAGCATCATTAGTCAAAACAGAGCAGCATCAACATCCATTGCTGCCGGCAGTGAGACGCTATCCCAAGCCTTCATTGAAGCATACGCACTACTGGTTGATGATCCTGAGCCAGTACTACTTTCTTATGCCGATGACACCGTACCCAATATTTATAAGCCATTTACGAGTGAACCAGAATGGCCGATTGCAATGGCATTTCTAGTCGCGCCAATAACTTCACCGCAAGCGGCCTTGGCAACAATTAACTTAAGCGAACTGTGCCCCAAAGCTGCGACATTAAGCTTTGGTGATATATTATCTAGTATCGCGCTAAAACAGGCTATTTCAGGTAACTTTTCCGGTGCGCATTGGAGTTTGAGCTTTGAATAAGCACCCAGCACCTCGACTAACCGGTATCGCTTACTTGCCACGATGGGTAGGGGGCACGTTTTGCTATATCGTTTTTGGCCTTGGTGGATTACTCAGTTCATTGACCATTTTGCCTATCCTCAGATTTTGGCCTGGCACCCCCACACAACGTATAGAAAGAGTGCAGCATGCGGTTCACCTCATGTTCAAAGGCTTTGTCTGCATGCTCACTTGGACGGGGTTGATTAAGGTCAGTCATGGCGACCTGCAACAACTCAAGGATGCCAAGGGAATGATTGTCACCTCAAATCACCCTACCTTGGTCGACGTCGTTGTCTTGATCAGTTTAATGCCCAATACCAGCTGCATTGTCAAACAAGGTATTTGGCGCAACCCCTTTTTACGTGGTGTAGTATCCAGTGCAGGTTATATACCCAATCGTGGTGCAGAATTCCTATTAGCGGACTGCAAAGAGGTGCTCAATAGAGGCAATAATTTAATTATTTTCCCTGAAGGTACTCGGACTATCATTGGTAAACGCGTCAATAGTTTTGCTCGCGGTGCTGCCAACATCACTATTCGCACACGCAGCGACCTGCTACCCATATTGCTTAAAACCAACTGTGTTGGCTTTAGTAAACAAGAATCTTGGTATCAATTACCCAGACGCACCATCGGCATGCATATTGAAATAGGCGAAAAACTGCCCTATCTACGCTATGATGCAACTGCGGGTGGCGATGCTAAGATGGCTCGCCAAATGACCCGTGATCTAGAAGAATATTATAAACAACAATTAGATAAATACTTATGAGCTTAGAAAACGAAATTAAACAATTGATCATCGACAGTCTTGACCTTGAAGACGTCAGTATTGATGATATTGATGCTGAAGCACCACTTTTTGGTGAAGGGTTAGGGCTAGACTCGATTGATGCACTAGAACTTGGCTTAGCAATAAAAAAACAATTTGATGTGAAAATTGAAGCTAATTCAGACGCAACCAAATTACATTTTTTCAGCGTTGCTAGCTTAGCAAGCTTCGTTAAGTCACAACGAGTGTAGGAGGCATTATGCAAACTCGTGAACAAATTTTAGAAGCATTAACCCGTATATTAGTCGATGACTTTGAAGTCGACGCTGACGATATCACGTTAACAGCATCACTTTATGAAGCGTTAGATTTGGACAGTATTGATGCTGTCGATCTAGTGATTAAACTGCAACAGATGACAGGTAAAAAAATAAAACCTGAAGAGTTTAAAGCCGTGCGCACCGTCGGTGATGTGGTCGATGCAATTCAAGGTTTAGTTAAAGACTAATGCGCTTATTTTTGCAAATAGTGACTAGCCTAGTGGTGTTTGCCTATCCGTTGGCAGTCTATTTCGGCTTGCACTATTTGCCCGTAGGCACCGTTGCACTGGTACTGTGCGCCGTACTGCTGTTGCGCTTATTACTGCAAAAACAAAAATTAAAAGCACTATTATTACCCATTTTAATTGGTATTGGTCTCACCGCAGGCAGTTTTATCGCTAAAGAGCATGCGCTGTTACTGTTCTATCCAGTCGTGATCAACCTGACAATGTTAGCGCTCTTTAGTTACTCTTTAGTTCGTGGTCCTAGCATGATTGAGCAACTTGCGAGATTGAAACAACCCGACCTTCCTGATGAAGCCGCTGGCTACCTCAATAAGGTCACACGACTTTGGTGTGGATTGTTCATTTTCAATGGGTGCGTTGCACTCTATACCGCTCTTTATGCTAGCTTGGAAACTTGGACCCTTTATAACGGCTTAATCGCCTATTTGCTTATTGGATTACTGCTCGCTGGTGAGTGGTTATACAGAACATTGTGGTTAAAAAAGACATGACTGAATTACTCAAATCTTGGTTATCTCAAGGGCCAACAGCACAGCAGTTAATTAGCTTCAACCATCACAATATTGTGACCGGTGCGGTTTTCAGCAACCAAGTTGCTCATCTGCACCAGCAGCTCAATCGTTCCCAAGAAAAGCGCTGGCTATTGAGCTGTGATAGTAGCGATATGTTTGCTGTTGGGCTCTGTGCAGGCTTGCTTGCCGGAAAGCAGATTATACTGCCCGCCAATACTCAAACGGGAACGTTGAGTGAATTAACCCATGAATTTGAGGGGGTTATTTCCGATTTACCACTATGTGAAGGCAAAGCATTTCTGCGCTTAGATAAAGATATTAATCTGCCTACATCGCAATGGCCTCAATCAATCCAATGGGGTGAGCTGGTATTATTCACCTCTGGTAGCAGTGGTAAACCCAAACGAATCGCCAAATCTATTAGGCAACTCGATGCTGAAGTCAGCATCTTGGAGCATACTTTTGCTCAGCATCTGCCACATTGCAGCGTCATAGCAACCGTTTCGCACCAACATATTTACGGCTTGCTGTTTAAAGTTCTGTGGCCACTTGCCGCTAGTCGTCCATTTTTAAGTGATTTAGTTGAGTATCCTGAAACGCTTAGCTACTACGCCAACTTATTTCCAAACTTGTGCTTAGTGAGTAGCCCAGCTCAGTTATCTCGTTTGCCTGATGCTCTCGACAATGAGCCGCAGTTGCGCGCCCCAAGCTTAGTCTTTAGCTCAGGCGGCCCACTCAGCTTTGAGGCCGCGATGGCAATAAAGCAATGCTACGGTCGTCTACCCACCGAAGTTTTTGGCAGTACAGAGACGGGGGGGATCGCATACAGACAACAACACTCCCCCGCTGAACCTTGGCAAACATTTGCCGAAATGGAGATTAAGCAAGACGCTGTCGATGGCGCATTGCAGCTGAAATCACCCTATTTAGAAAACGACCACTG from Shewanella sp. Choline-02u-19 encodes:
- a CDS encoding acyl carrier protein, with protein sequence MQTREQILEALTRILVDDFEVDADDITLTASLYEALDLDSIDAVDLVIKLQQMTGKKIKPEEFKAVRTVGDVVDAIQGLVKD
- a CDS encoding beta-ketoacyl synthase chain length factor produces the protein MKFSILSWGAWSPHYQHNAEWQAWPKTVLDVSTAKTAVPKLPQVPAMQRRRLSKLTKIILDAIFQCEPPPQCRSIFASQHGEINRTISLLNDIVDKSALSPTAFSQSVHNTASGIFSIISQNRAASTSIAAGSETLSQAFIEAYALLVDDPEPVLLSYADDTVPNIYKPFTSEPEWPIAMAFLVAPITSPQAALATINLSELCPKAATLSFGDILSSIALKQAISGNFSGAHWSLSFE
- a CDS encoding AMP-binding protein — translated: MTELLKSWLSQGPTAQQLISFNHHNIVTGAVFSNQVAHLHQQLNRSQEKRWLLSCDSSDMFAVGLCAGLLAGKQIILPANTQTGTLSELTHEFEGVISDLPLCEGKAFLRLDKDINLPTSQWPQSIQWGELVLFTSGSSGKPKRIAKSIRQLDAEVSILEHTFAQHLPHCSVIATVSHQHIYGLLFKVLWPLAASRPFLSDLVEYPETLSYYANLFPNLCLVSSPAQLSRLPDALDNEPQLRAPSLVFSSGGPLSFEAAMAIKQCYGRLPTEVFGSTETGGIAYRQQHSPAEPWQTFAEMEIKQDAVDGALQLKSPYLENDHWLRCEDKVDIAADGKFSLQGRLDRIIKVEEKRLSLVQMESLLESHPYVTKAALLLLEQPRIQLGAAIELSQQGIEQLTTDGKLALNNVLKRHLLTQFERVTLPRRWRYPEQLPLDFQGKRVHNTMLALFDIDKFKSK
- a CDS encoding phosphopantetheine-binding protein, yielding MSLENEIKQLIIDSLDLEDVSIDDIDAEAPLFGEGLGLDSIDALELGLAIKKQFDVKIEANSDATKLHFFSVASLASFVKSQRV